A genomic stretch from Cloacibacterium caeni includes:
- a CDS encoding DUF6266 family protein, producing the protein MAIAKDGILGGFSGKVGNIVGLTLNGVPIMRAAPKASQKPPTEKQRLQRLKFSLAIEFTKPFLEITQQFFNQSAFSGERRNLLISYTLQNVIQVQDDEFTLLWNKFLVSSGDLSGFHHLDVTLLDEAVHLTWQDNSSQGFAQPNDEVHLLLVSENLEQVDFLENIAHRTSTQVTVPLPDWTVEHTAHFYIFMSNTARNQSCNSFYLGKLEQGLFR; encoded by the coding sequence ATGGCCATTGCAAAAGACGGAATTCTAGGAGGCTTTTCTGGGAAAGTAGGCAATATTGTAGGACTTACCTTAAATGGGGTTCCTATTATGCGAGCCGCTCCCAAAGCTTCTCAAAAACCACCCACAGAAAAACAACGCTTGCAGAGACTGAAGTTTTCTCTGGCGATAGAGTTTACAAAACCTTTTCTAGAAATTACCCAACAGTTCTTTAACCAAAGTGCTTTTTCGGGGGAGAGAAGGAATCTTTTGATTTCTTATACTTTGCAAAATGTCATTCAGGTGCAAGATGATGAGTTTACGCTGCTTTGGAACAAGTTTTTAGTTTCTAGTGGAGATTTAAGTGGTTTTCATCACTTAGACGTTACACTACTAGATGAAGCGGTGCATCTTACTTGGCAAGACAATAGTTCACAAGGATTTGCACAACCCAATGATGAGGTGCATCTTCTCTTAGTGAGTGAAAACCTAGAGCAGGTAGATTTTTTAGAAAATATAGCCCACAGAACTAGTACACAAGTTACAGTTCCTTTGCCAGATTGGACGGTAGAACATACTGCCCATTTCTATATTTTTATGAGCAATACTGCACGCAATCAATCGTGCAATAGTTTTTATCTCGGGAAGCTAGAGCAGGGTTTATTTCGCTAA
- a CDS encoding cation-translocating P-type ATPase — protein sequence MTQGISQKKAAELLKQYGFNELPSAKPKNVWQIALEVIQEPMFILLMFCGLVYVLLGDYTEGMILLCWVFVIIFITFYQHRKTEKSLEALRQLSSPRALVIRDGEEIRIPGREVVPEDVVILNEGDRVPADAILLESQHLTIDESLLTGESVPVIKTEEKEAYVFSGTLIVQGKGKAKVTHTGSETQFGKIGVSLQNIEQESTRLQKEMKRLIRSLFLMGIAISIGVILAFYFTRGNFLNSLLNGLASAMSILPEEFPVVLTIFLALGAWRLSKNNVLTRKPSAIETLGSATVLCSDKTGTITQNKMEVAALYSGEKLYYKKDFKHSLENIQEVLTVLVHASQRHSIDPMEKAIGHEISSLHLAKEDLDLVKEYPLSKELFAMTRVMKSKNHPQSHAYCKGAPEAIFQLCHFSEEENARYTHLVHQLAENGYRVLAAAHCEVNSTELPEKQEEFPFIFSGLVAFEDPIREEVPEAISECNKAGIKVIMITGDFPATAKSIANQIGLQHNDQVLTGAELQNMSDAELKEKIKTTHLFARIVPEQKLQIIKALKANGEVVAMTGDGVNDAPALKAADIGIAMGMKGTDVAREASSLVLLDDNFASIVYAIRSGRRIFDNLQKAMSYILAIHVPIIGLVLLPAFYSSLPILLMPMHIVFMELIIDPVCSIAFESEQEEKGIMNRPPRNPDELFFGWRKIAFSLVKGFLLLAMVVVVYFLSLKEGHSDNAVRAIAFSSLIVGNVFLILTSLSDTRNFVSVILENNKALVIISTIAFTLLFLTIGNPVLQKIFSFEYPGHQHFLTSIIGAVSVLFILEMIKLLRLKHPL from the coding sequence ATGACACAAGGAATTTCTCAAAAAAAAGCAGCAGAACTTTTGAAACAATACGGCTTCAATGAACTGCCTTCTGCAAAACCGAAAAACGTTTGGCAAATTGCCTTAGAAGTGATTCAAGAGCCCATGTTTATCTTGCTTATGTTTTGTGGTCTCGTCTATGTTTTATTGGGAGATTATACCGAAGGAATGATTCTGTTGTGTTGGGTTTTCGTTATTATTTTCATCACCTTTTATCAACACAGAAAAACCGAAAAATCTTTAGAAGCATTGAGACAATTGTCTTCTCCACGAGCTTTGGTGATTCGTGATGGTGAAGAAATTAGAATTCCGGGAAGAGAAGTCGTTCCCGAAGATGTAGTCATTTTAAATGAAGGAGACCGAGTTCCAGCAGATGCTATTTTATTGGAAAGTCAACACCTTACCATAGACGAATCTTTACTAACTGGCGAATCTGTTCCCGTGATTAAAACCGAAGAAAAGGAAGCTTATGTTTTCAGCGGAACACTCATCGTACAAGGAAAGGGCAAAGCAAAAGTGACGCATACTGGTTCCGAAACACAATTCGGAAAAATTGGCGTTTCGCTACAAAATATAGAACAAGAAAGCACCCGACTGCAAAAAGAGATGAAAAGACTCATTAGAAGTCTGTTTCTAATGGGAATCGCCATCAGTATTGGAGTAATTCTGGCTTTTTATTTTACGAGAGGAAATTTCCTTAATTCTTTATTGAACGGATTGGCTTCTGCCATGTCTATTCTACCCGAAGAATTCCCTGTAGTATTGACTATTTTCTTAGCATTGGGAGCTTGGCGATTATCCAAAAACAATGTATTAACCCGCAAACCTTCTGCTATAGAAACACTAGGTTCTGCCACCGTTCTTTGCAGTGATAAAACAGGAACCATTACCCAAAACAAAATGGAAGTTGCAGCGCTTTACTCAGGTGAAAAACTCTATTACAAGAAAGATTTTAAACATTCTTTAGAAAATATTCAAGAGGTTTTAACGGTTTTGGTTCACGCTTCTCAGCGTCATTCGATTGATCCGATGGAAAAAGCGATCGGTCATGAAATCAGCAGTTTGCATCTCGCAAAAGAGGATTTAGATTTGGTAAAAGAATATCCACTCAGCAAAGAATTATTTGCCATGACTCGCGTGATGAAATCTAAAAACCATCCACAAAGTCATGCCTATTGCAAAGGTGCTCCTGAAGCGATTTTCCAATTGTGCCATTTTTCTGAAGAAGAAAACGCTCGTTATACACATTTGGTTCACCAATTGGCAGAAAATGGTTACAGAGTTCTTGCAGCTGCTCATTGCGAAGTAAATTCCACTGAACTTCCCGAAAAACAAGAAGAATTTCCTTTTATTTTTAGTGGATTAGTCGCTTTTGAAGACCCGATTCGTGAAGAAGTTCCAGAAGCCATCAGCGAATGCAACAAAGCAGGAATTAAAGTCATTATGATTACTGGAGATTTTCCTGCTACTGCCAAAAGTATAGCCAATCAAATTGGTTTACAGCACAACGACCAAGTTTTAACGGGTGCAGAACTCCAAAATATGAGCGATGCAGAACTCAAAGAAAAAATAAAAACTACTCATCTTTTCGCAAGAATTGTTCCCGAACAAAAACTACAAATCATCAAAGCCTTAAAAGCCAATGGAGAAGTAGTCGCCATGACAGGAGATGGTGTAAATGACGCTCCTGCATTGAAAGCTGCCGACATCGGAATTGCTATGGGAATGAAAGGAACAGATGTAGCCAGAGAAGCGTCTTCCTTGGTTTTATTGGATGATAATTTTGCTTCAATCGTTTACGCCATTCGTTCTGGAAGAAGAATTTTTGACAATCTTCAAAAAGCCATGTCTTACATTCTTGCCATTCACGTTCCGATTATTGGCTTGGTATTATTGCCTGCATTTTATTCTTCCTTACCTATTTTATTGATGCCGATGCATATAGTTTTTATGGAATTGATTATCGACCCTGTTTGTTCTATTGCTTTTGAATCTGAACAAGAAGAAAAAGGCATTATGAACAGACCACCCAGAAATCCTGACGAACTCTTTTTCGGTTGGCGAAAAATTGCTTTTAGCCTAGTGAAAGGATTTCTACTTCTCGCAATGGTAGTGGTGGTTTATTTTCTTTCTCTAAAAGAAGGACATTCCGATAACGCAGTGAGAGCCATCGCATTTTCTTCACTCATTGTAGGAAATGTATTTCTTATTCTCACTTCATTGTCTGATACCCGAAATTTTGTTTCTGTGATTTTAGAGAATAATAAAGCTTTGGTGATTATTTCTACCATTGCTTTTACTTTACTTTTTTTAACGATTGGAAACCCTGTATTGCAAAAGATTTTCAGTTTTGAATATCCCGGTCATCAACATTTTCTTACGTCTATTATTGGAGCGGTAAGTGTTTTGTTTATCCTTGAAATGATTAAATTATTGAGATTAAAACACCCTTTGTAA
- a CDS encoding thioredoxin family protein codes for MKKIILFLFLVISTALFSQDGIKFGKQSFAKTLEQAKKENKLIFLDAFASWCGPCKLLDKNVFPKKEVGDYFNANFLNLHIDMEKGEGIEIAKKYSIYSYPTLLFIDGDGKVVYKAAGYMSPQELISIAKEAVNPENTLENKIAKFEAGEKDPEFLMGLIKNTYATDFSLAQKVATRYFQTRTDATYSKEEAGMLLFFTKTIDDDLYKIFTAKKAELSTQIPESYLAEYDKQLKLNTVLQKSFDANTQSINEPIFLTEGAKIYGEKEAKQLLNKINMDLFFTQKKYDDYAKSALNYYQNPKDFATDELNNVAWNFYLYVTDNTLLTQVTLLCLEGIKKEENSQNTDTLANIYYKLGDFKNAKLWAKKSIEIAKAKGDEYASTEELLKKIK; via the coding sequence ATGAAAAAAATTATATTGTTCCTATTCTTGGTGATTTCTACAGCCCTTTTTTCTCAAGATGGAATAAAATTCGGAAAGCAATCTTTTGCTAAAACTCTAGAACAAGCCAAAAAAGAAAATAAACTCATTTTTTTAGATGCTTTTGCTTCATGGTGTGGTCCGTGTAAATTGTTAGACAAAAACGTTTTTCCTAAAAAAGAAGTGGGTGATTATTTCAATGCCAATTTCCTGAATCTTCACATTGACATGGAAAAAGGAGAAGGAATAGAAATTGCAAAAAAATACAGCATTTATTCTTATCCTACTTTGCTGTTCATAGACGGAGACGGAAAAGTTGTGTACAAAGCTGCAGGTTACATGAGTCCACAAGAACTCATCAGTATTGCCAAAGAAGCCGTGAATCCAGAAAATACTTTAGAAAACAAAATAGCGAAGTTTGAAGCGGGAGAAAAAGACCCAGAATTTTTAATGGGATTGATTAAAAATACGTATGCAACTGATTTTTCATTGGCTCAAAAAGTGGCTACCCGTTATTTCCAGACGAGAACAGACGCTACTTATTCTAAAGAAGAAGCAGGAATGTTACTGTTTTTCACCAAAACCATAGATGATGATTTGTATAAAATCTTCACGGCAAAAAAGGCAGAACTTTCTACGCAAATTCCAGAAAGTTATTTGGCGGAATATGATAAGCAACTCAAACTGAACACGGTTTTACAAAAATCTTTCGATGCCAATACGCAAAGCATTAATGAACCCATTTTTTTAACTGAAGGAGCAAAAATTTATGGCGAAAAAGAAGCAAAACAACTTTTAAATAAAATCAATATGGATTTGTTTTTTACTCAAAAAAAATACGATGATTACGCTAAATCTGCTTTGAATTATTATCAAAATCCAAAAGATTTTGCCACCGATGAACTCAATAATGTCGCTTGGAATTTTTACCTCTACGTTACAGATAATACTTTGTTGACTCAAGTAACACTATTGTGTTTAGAAGGTATAAAAAAGGAAGAAAATAGCCAGAATACAGATACATTAGCCAATATTTATTATAAATTGGGAGATTTTAAAAATGCTAAACTTTGGGCAAAAAAATCTATCGAAATTGCTAAAGCAAAAGGAGATGAATATGCATCAACTGAAGAGTTATTGAAAAAAATAAAGTAA
- a CDS encoding DUF3575 domain-containing protein translates to MAFKKFFFLVFMSLFVHYNAQTYVKVNGFTLPALMLNAGIETKLTDKTTFQADVFVSPWKSVFGNRMLFAIGTLEYRYYFTESFKNWYVAANTGVAIYRMQKYNHLNLGIHQEGYSILLGGTVGYVVKVNDKINLDIFLGGGNAQSFYRSYYNSFPNIRADKEEGASINRSGEWIPYKGGVMISYQIK, encoded by the coding sequence ATGGCGTTTAAAAAGTTTTTCTTCCTCGTTTTCATGAGTTTATTTGTTCATTATAATGCACAAACTTATGTAAAAGTCAATGGTTTCACCCTACCTGCTCTGATGTTAAATGCAGGAATAGAGACAAAACTTACGGATAAAACTACTTTTCAAGCAGATGTTTTCGTTTCTCCTTGGAAATCTGTTTTTGGAAATAGAATGCTTTTTGCTATTGGTACTTTAGAATATCGTTATTATTTTACCGAAAGTTTTAAAAATTGGTATGTGGCTGCTAATACAGGAGTTGCGATTTATAGAATGCAAAAGTATAACCATCTTAATTTGGGGATTCATCAAGAAGGATATTCTATACTTTTAGGCGGAACTGTAGGTTATGTAGTGAAAGTGAATGATAAAATTAATTTAGATATCTTTTTAGGAGGAGGAAATGCTCAGTCTTTTTATAGGTCTTATTATAATTCTTTCCCAAACATAAGAGCAGACAAAGAAGAAGGTGCTTCCATCAACAGAAGTGGAGAATGGATTCCTTATAAAGGAGGCGTAATGATTTCTTATCAAATTAAATAA
- a CDS encoding sulfite exporter TauE/SafE family protein produces MDFFSDYSFYTLFFLAAFAFIAGFLDAIVGGGGLIQLPALLIQFPQLALPTLFGTNKIAALSGTSIAAVQYAKRIRFNWKVLISISLFSFLFSFLGARTVSYLDSEALKPLILIILIAIAIYTFIKKDLGNVATKDLSTAKKMIFGALIGAVIGFYDGFFGPGTGSFFVLAFVVILGFDFLSASAYAKVVNCITNISALLVFISHGNYLLELAILMAVFNVLGNFLGTKIAFKKGNGFIRIVFLIIVMLMILRYSKEVFWT; encoded by the coding sequence ATGGATTTTTTCTCTGATTACAGTTTTTATACGCTATTCTTTTTAGCTGCATTTGCCTTTATTGCAGGATTTTTAGATGCAATAGTTGGTGGTGGTGGTTTGATACAATTGCCCGCTTTGTTGATTCAATTTCCTCAATTGGCATTGCCTACACTTTTTGGAACCAATAAAATCGCAGCGCTTTCTGGAACCAGCATTGCAGCGGTGCAGTACGCCAAAAGAATTCGCTTCAACTGGAAGGTTTTGATTTCTATCTCGCTTTTTTCCTTCCTGTTTTCATTTTTGGGAGCGAGAACGGTAAGTTACTTAGATTCTGAAGCATTAAAACCTTTAATTTTAATTATTCTGATTGCGATTGCGATTTATACTTTCATCAAAAAAGATTTAGGAAATGTCGCGACCAAAGATTTAAGCACCGCTAAAAAAATGATTTTCGGAGCATTAATTGGAGCGGTAATTGGTTTCTACGATGGATTTTTCGGACCGGGAACAGGAAGTTTCTTTGTTTTGGCTTTCGTGGTAATTTTAGGATTTGATTTTCTTTCGGCTTCTGCTTATGCTAAAGTGGTGAACTGCATCACCAATATTTCAGCGCTTTTGGTTTTTATCAGTCACGGCAATTATTTGTTAGAACTGGCAATTTTAATGGCTGTTTTCAATGTTTTAGGTAACTTTCTAGGAACAAAAATTGCCTTTAAAAAAGGCAATGGATTTATCAGAATTGTATTTTTAATTATCGTAATGCTGATGATTTTACGATACAGCAAAGAAGTTTTTTGGACTTAA
- a CDS encoding exo-beta-N-acetylmuramidase NamZ family protein, whose protein sequence is MNLSVKIKDLVLIMLMIFGLQSCSTQKNNAIPTPEPVKTVELTLEKPKNKEENCFKNAADRPELYLPLLKNKTVAIVANQTSLLADKTHLVDFLVQNNIKIKHIFAPEHGFRGTADAGEHVKNGIDTKTGLPIISLYGDNKKPKSEQLQGVDIVLFDIQDVGVRFYTYISTLTYVMEAAAENGKEIIVLDRPNPHDGYTDGPVLKEKWTSFVGLHKVPVVYGLTIGEYGKMVNGEKWMKNAVQVKYTLIPMLNYHKNKRYPISEKPSPNLPNDQSINLYPSLCFFEGTQVSVGRGTDFPFQVYGSPWLKNQEFSFTPKPTSGAKDPFLNGKLCYGKDLRQFPEIKGKLDLSFVIDAYQNFDKKNQDFFLKNLWFDTLAGTDELRKQIISGTPEAEIRKSWQKDLENFEKIRRKYVLYEN, encoded by the coding sequence ATGAATTTAAGTGTCAAAATTAAAGATTTAGTTCTTATTATGCTAATGATTTTTGGGTTACAAAGTTGTAGCACTCAAAAAAACAATGCAATTCCCACTCCAGAACCTGTAAAAACGGTAGAATTAACTCTAGAAAAACCAAAAAATAAAGAAGAAAATTGTTTTAAAAACGCTGCAGATAGACCAGAACTCTATTTGCCACTTCTGAAAAATAAAACCGTAGCAATAGTTGCCAATCAAACCAGTTTATTAGCAGATAAAACCCATTTGGTAGATTTTTTGGTTCAAAATAATATCAAAATCAAACATATTTTTGCTCCAGAACACGGTTTCCGTGGAACTGCAGATGCTGGTGAACATGTAAAAAACGGAATTGATACTAAAACAGGTTTGCCAATTATTTCGCTTTATGGCGACAATAAAAAACCAAAATCTGAACAATTACAAGGCGTAGATATTGTGCTTTTTGACATTCAAGATGTAGGCGTAAGATTTTACACCTACATTTCTACACTCACTTATGTGATGGAAGCTGCCGCAGAAAATGGCAAAGAAATCATTGTTCTAGACCGTCCAAATCCTCATGATGGGTATACAGACGGACCTGTTTTGAAGGAAAAATGGACGAGTTTCGTAGGATTACACAAAGTTCCTGTAGTGTATGGATTAACAATTGGCGAATACGGAAAAATGGTGAATGGCGAAAAATGGATGAAAAATGCAGTGCAGGTAAAATATACACTCATCCCAATGCTGAATTATCACAAAAACAAAAGATATCCAATTTCTGAAAAACCTTCGCCTAATTTACCGAATGATCAATCTATCAACCTCTATCCTAGTCTTTGTTTCTTCGAAGGAACGCAGGTTTCTGTAGGAAGAGGAACAGATTTTCCTTTTCAAGTGTATGGAAGTCCTTGGTTAAAAAATCAGGAATTTTCTTTCACTCCGAAACCAACTTCAGGTGCAAAAGATCCATTCTTAAATGGTAAATTATGCTATGGAAAAGATTTACGCCAATTCCCAGAAATTAAAGGAAAATTAGATTTAAGTTTCGTAATCGATGCATATCAAAATTTTGACAAAAAAAATCAAGATTTCTTCTTAAAAAACCTTTGGTTTGATACTTTGGCAGGAACCGATGAATTGCGCAAACAAATTATTTCGGGAACTCCAGAAGCAGAAATTAGAAAATCTTGGCAAAAAGATTTAGAAAATTTCGAGAAAATCCGTCGCAAATATGTTCTCTACGAAAACTAA
- a CDS encoding ABC transporter permease, whose translation MKFPIYFSKKIAFSKDNKNNLSRVIVFIGRLSVALGIIVSLVTVSTGLGSKKAIKNRMADFVGHISVKSTKSNSSYNSSVLHQEGLNVKGIQNLPDVSNTQSYATVSGILRTEENFAGVILKGVAKDFDAERFQSFMVAGEVPKFTEEGYNNQVILSDKIANDLHLKPKDSIVAIFSKEDQQPIYRKFEISGIYKTDIKMIDDLFIIGDINHVRKIQDMAKTEVGGVDIFLKDSDDIDAVYPKIEKLIGYKNYAEKATDKYPQIVDWINIFDTNIGLIITIMLIVVVINIIMVLLILIIERTNSIGMLKTLGATNGQIRAIFINYTLLIMIPGLIMGNVIGLGFLVLQKIFGFIKLNPENYYVSTVPVDLNPVYILGISVGILAISAFALILPSYLISKISPVKAIKYN comes from the coding sequence TTGAAATTTCCAATATATTTTTCTAAAAAAATAGCGTTCTCCAAAGATAACAAAAATAATCTTTCACGCGTGATTGTCTTCATCGGAAGGCTTTCTGTAGCGCTGGGAATTATTGTTTCATTGGTGACGGTTTCTACGGGTTTAGGCTCCAAAAAAGCCATTAAAAATCGTATGGCAGATTTTGTGGGTCACATTTCTGTGAAATCTACGAAAAGCAATTCTTCCTATAATTCTTCTGTGCTTCACCAAGAAGGATTAAATGTAAAGGGTATTCAAAATCTTCCGGACGTTTCTAACACGCAATCATATGCTACGGTTTCTGGGATTCTGAGAACCGAAGAAAACTTTGCAGGGGTTATTTTAAAAGGTGTTGCCAAAGATTTTGATGCAGAGCGTTTTCAAAGTTTTATGGTAGCTGGAGAAGTCCCGAAATTTACCGAAGAAGGCTATAACAATCAAGTTATTCTTTCTGATAAAATTGCCAATGATTTACATCTGAAACCCAAAGACAGCATAGTAGCGATTTTTTCTAAAGAAGATCAACAACCCATTTATAGAAAATTTGAAATTTCTGGAATTTACAAAACAGACATCAAAATGATAGATGATTTGTTTATCATCGGGGATATTAATCACGTGAGAAAAATTCAGGATATGGCAAAAACGGAAGTGGGAGGAGTAGATATTTTCTTGAAAGATAGTGATGATATAGATGCTGTTTATCCAAAAATTGAAAAGCTAATAGGTTACAAAAATTACGCAGAAAAAGCGACAGATAAATATCCTCAAATCGTAGATTGGATTAATATTTTTGATACCAATATCGGACTGATTATCACGATTATGCTGATTGTAGTTGTCATTAATATCATAATGGTTTTGCTTATTCTCATTATTGAGCGCACCAATTCTATTGGGATGCTGAAAACATTAGGTGCAACCAACGGACAAATTCGAGCGATTTTCATCAACTATACTTTGTTGATTATGATTCCTGGATTGATTATGGGGAATGTAATCGGTTTAGGATTTTTGGTGCTTCAAAAAATCTTCGGATTTATCAAACTCAATCCAGAGAATTACTATGTAAGCACGGTTCCTGTAGATTTAAATCCTGTTTATATTTTGGGAATTTCTGTTGGGATTTTGGCAATATCGGCTTTCGCTCTTATTTTGCCAAGTTATCTGATTTCTAAAATTTCTCCTGTAAAAGCGATTAAGTATAATTAA
- a CDS encoding PLP-dependent cysteine synthase family protein translates to MNYAKNILETIGNTPLVKLNKVLGEDFPALVLAKVETFNPGNSVKDRMALKMIEDAEKDGRLKPGGTIIEGTSGNTGMGLALAAIIKGYKCIFVTNSKQSKEKADILRALGAEVVVCPTDVKPTDPRSYYQTAKRLTEETENAWYVNQYDNLSNRAAHYESTAPEIWEQTEGKLTHFVVGAGTGGTITGCGTFFKEKSKEIKVIGVDTYGSILKEIHETGEIHLENAYTYITEGIGEDILPENYDMSVIDHFEKVTDKDGAIYARKLAKEEGIFCGYSAGSAIAAIKQMQDQFTKDDIIVVLLHDHGSRYVGKIYNDDWMKEMGWLD, encoded by the coding sequence ATGAACTACGCAAAAAATATTTTAGAAACGATAGGAAATACGCCACTGGTAAAGCTAAATAAAGTTTTGGGAGAAGATTTTCCTGCATTGGTTTTAGCAAAAGTAGAAACCTTCAATCCTGGGAATTCTGTAAAAGACAGAATGGCACTTAAAATGATTGAGGATGCTGAAAAAGACGGTCGTCTGAAACCTGGAGGAACCATCATTGAAGGAACTTCTGGAAATACAGGAATGGGATTGGCTTTAGCAGCCATTATCAAAGGTTACAAGTGTATTTTCGTGACTAATTCTAAACAATCAAAAGAAAAAGCAGATATTTTACGTGCTTTAGGAGCTGAGGTAGTGGTTTGTCCTACTGATGTAAAACCTACCGATCCGCGTTCTTATTACCAAACTGCAAAAAGATTAACGGAAGAAACTGAAAACGCTTGGTATGTAAACCAATATGATAATCTTTCTAACAGAGCAGCGCATTATGAATCTACTGCACCAGAAATTTGGGAACAAACCGAAGGGAAATTGACTCATTTTGTAGTAGGAGCAGGAACAGGAGGCACGATTACAGGTTGCGGAACTTTTTTCAAAGAAAAAAGTAAAGAAATCAAAGTAATCGGAGTAGATACTTATGGTTCTATTTTGAAAGAAATTCATGAAACGGGCGAAATTCACTTAGAAAATGCTTACACTTATATTACAGAAGGAATTGGCGAAGATATTTTGCCTGAAAACTATGACATGTCTGTGATAGACCATTTCGAGAAAGTTACCGATAAAGATGGTGCTATTTATGCAAGAAAATTAGCTAAAGAAGAAGGAATTTTCTGTGGTTATTCTGCAGGAAGTGCGATTGCAGCGATTAAGCAAATGCAAGATCAATTTACCAAAGATGATATCATAGTAGTTTTGCTTCATGACCACGGCTCTAGATATGTAGGGAAAATCTACAATGATGATTGGATGAAAGAAATGGGTTGGCTAGATTAA
- a CDS encoding DUF2202 domain-containing protein, whose translation MKTKSYTLVILAIFGMVIFTNYTSKNTKETDASSLLFMLEEEKLAHDVYTFLYSKWETRPFANIKESEKVHIQKVQELLDQNKISYEILPEGKFKNQNLQKLYNDLTAKGKVSEIEALKAGATIEDVDIYDLQRLTKETQNQDIADVYKFLECASRNHLRAFSRNLEMRNANYVPQYISQNDYEKIINAEHEQCGMQPGMQCQNQGKGRGNRGRGNGFRNGNCMN comes from the coding sequence ATGAAAACCAAATCTTACACCTTAGTTATTCTTGCGATTTTTGGAATGGTAATTTTCACCAATTACACTTCTAAAAACACTAAAGAAACAGATGCTTCTTCTCTCCTATTCATGCTAGAAGAAGAAAAATTAGCACATGATGTGTACACTTTTTTGTATTCAAAATGGGAAACTAGACCTTTTGCCAATATCAAAGAAAGTGAAAAAGTGCATATACAAAAAGTACAAGAACTTTTAGACCAAAATAAAATTTCTTACGAAATTCTTCCCGAAGGAAAATTTAAAAATCAAAATCTTCAAAAATTATACAATGACCTAACTGCTAAAGGAAAAGTTTCAGAAATTGAAGCTTTAAAAGCTGGAGCAACGATAGAAGATGTAGATATTTACGACTTGCAAAGATTAACCAAAGAAACTCAAAACCAAGACATCGCCGATGTTTACAAATTTCTAGAATGTGCTTCTAGAAATCATTTGAGAGCTTTTTCACGTAATTTAGAAATGAGAAATGCCAATTATGTTCCACAATATATTTCTCAAAATGATTACGAAAAAATCATCAATGCAGAACATGAACAATGTGGTATGCAACCTGGTATGCAATGCCAAAATCAAGGAAAAGGTAGAGGAAATAGAGGAAGAGGAAACGGTTTTAGAAATGGAAATTGCATGAATTAA
- a CDS encoding DUF2202 domain-containing protein yields MKFVFAFLLSLFLVSCSLMQPRTARTTSQLSEKEIITITQLIGKEKIAKEVYENFYAQYQNNLFGNIAKRKQKHIEIWKNILAKQNITVLENESLEETENLKNQLLSEAIDETSALKTAIKIEELNLNDIYIVRKNSQKSSIREVANGIECGTKNHLFVYYRALREKGEKYTHQYISGKKFKNVVNGAVNSCSIKYD; encoded by the coding sequence ATGAAATTTGTATTTGCTTTTTTACTTTCGCTATTTTTAGTTTCGTGTTCATTGATGCAACCGAGAACCGCTAGAACTACATCTCAACTTTCTGAAAAAGAAATCATTACAATTACGCAACTCATTGGCAAAGAGAAAATTGCAAAAGAAGTTTACGAAAATTTCTATGCACAATATCAGAACAATCTTTTCGGAAATATTGCCAAAAGAAAGCAAAAACACATTGAAATTTGGAAAAATATTCTTGCTAAACAGAATATCACCGTTCTAGAAAATGAAAGTCTAGAAGAAACAGAAAACCTTAAAAATCAACTACTTTCGGAGGCGATAGATGAAACTTCGGCGCTGAAAACTGCTATAAAAATAGAGGAACTAAATCTCAATGACATCTATATCGTAAGAAAAAATAGCCAAAAATCAAGCATTAGAGAAGTGGCAAATGGTATAGAATGCGGCACTAAAAATCATCTTTTTGTTTATTACAGAGCATTGAGAGAAAAAGGCGAAAAATACACCCATCAATACATTTCGGGCAAAAAATTTAAAAATGTTGTGAATGGTGCTGTGAATTCTTGCAGCATAAAATACGACTAA